The Bombus huntii isolate Logan2020A chromosome 11, iyBomHunt1.1, whole genome shotgun sequence genome includes a window with the following:
- the LOC126871351 gene encoding uncharacterized protein LOC126871351 isoform X2: MASKYFRIPKLPIGIDCTLSIMQVCVRDREWTPKINNGELPITYENDLCLMYSTTIMRILNHISNIGHMKQTSLFQIAKHLNIPEWIVNLRHDTAHGYEVPSIGVLRIAVNILLAWLHEEYWAAEAKRMEECLISEESMKEVQKTEEVQDFDDLIELWTSVSLYIHVGYHLVSNVPDPQLKETLQDLRSYAISLLQKNSENMENNKDNYIEAASDDIKNDKKYTLETARIVLLSEISRYLSKKSIPDKKDIVCNTLLSSEVFLPSKNMLSIFTQSESIENKLEKDVLPLDMLKFWKDIIFLLCEKDLMEVLIIKLLELIKNEEVNKERKLLASLWISSISYSFLKLDSAHDISRVLEYQLEKIQKNLPPKVFELKVKEETDRTYPHLKCVLWFNLSDTVLPCLTDMKFISKLILNINEFSLKFIVPILELIHPKIDNESKQLLLNLMNVYAMVPLDKNDTNFPEYEQIFTLNDLKDSECLLDINKEQNKVVDKIPRFLAGQEIRNNWNFAVATYNWAECPIGLLPWQNDTLKFINPPNIVVQKYDVSVLESEIVPGNIDRKNLRMQGQINWNNVLRQKKRVKRKQERRNADIIMNKALETVKKRK; the protein is encoded by the exons ATGGCAAGCAAG TATTTTAGGATACCAAAATTGCCAATAGGCATTGATTGTACTCTTTCAATTATGCAAGTGTGTGTTAGAGACCGTGAATGGACTCCTAAAATTAACAATGGCGAGTTGCCAATTACCTATGAAAATGACTTATGTCTGATGTATTCAACTACAATAATGAGAATTTTAAATCATATATCTAACATAGGACACATGAAACAAACATCCTTATTTCAAATAGCAAAGCATCTTAATATTCCAGAGTGGATAGTGAATTTAAGACATGATACTGCTCATGGTTATGAAGTTCCATCCATTGGTGTATTGAGAATAGctgtaaatatattactagCATGgttacat GAAGAATATTGGGCAGCTGAAGCTAAAAGAATGGAAGAATGTTTGATTAGCGAAGAATCTATGAAAGAAGTCCAAAAGACTGAAGAAGTACAGGATTTTGATGATTTAATTGAACTCTGGACTTCTGTAAGTTTGTATATTCATGTTGGCTATCATCTAGTATCAAATGTTCCAGACCCTCAATTGAA GGAAACATTACAAGATCTGCGTTCATATGCTATCtctttattacaaaaaaatagtgaaaatatggaaaataataaagataacTACATAGAGGCTGCCAGTGatgatataaaaaatgataaaaagtaCACATTAGAAACTGCAAGAATTGTTCTTTTATCTGAAATATCTAGATATCTTAGTAAAAAGTCTATACCGGATAAAAAGGATATAGTTTGTAATACATTGCTCAGTTCAGAAGTATTTTTACCAAGCAAAAACATGTTATCAATTTTTACTCAAAGTGAGagtattgaaaataaattggaGAAAGATGTTTTGCCATTAGACATGTTAAAGTTTTGGaaagatataatatttctattgtGTGAAAAAGATCTAATGGAAgtgttaattataaaattactcgaattaataaaaaatgaagaagtaAATAAAGAAAGGAAATTGTTAGCTTCTTTATGGATAAGTTCTATATCATATAGTTTTTTGAAATTAGATAGCGCGCATGACATATCTCGAGTTTTAGAATATCAGTTAgaaaagatacaaaaaaatTTACCACCAAAAGTTTTTGAACTTAAAGTCAAAGAAGAGACAGATCGTACTTATCCACACTTGAAATGCGTATTATGGTTTAATTTATCAGATACAGTACTGCCATGCTTAActgatatgaaatttatttcaaagcttatattaaacataaatgaATTTTCGCTTAAATTCATTGTACCTATCTTAGAATTAATACATCCAAAAATAGATAATGAAAGCAAACAGTTACTGttgaatttaatgaatgtttATGCAATGGTACCACTTGATAAGAATGATACAAATTTTCCTGAAtatgaacaaatttttactctAAATGATCTTAAAGATAGTGAATGTTTACTAGAcataaataaagaacaaaataagGTGGTAGATAAAATACCTCGATTTTTAGCTGGTCAAGAAATTCGAAATAATTGGAACTTTGCAGTTG CGACCTATAATTGGGCAGAATGTCCAATTGGTTTGCTTCCATGGCAAAATGATACACTGAAATTTATAAACCCACCCAATATCGTAGTACAGAAATATGATGTTTCAGTTTTAGAATCTGAAATTGTTCCTGGAAATATAGATAGGAAAAACTTAAGAATGCAAGGTCAAATTAATTGGAATAATGTTTTGAGACAAAAGAAACGTGTAAAACGAAAACAGGAACGAAGAAATGCAGATATTATAATGAATAAAGCACTGGAAACTgttaaaaaacgaaaatag
- the LOC126871351 gene encoding uncharacterized protein LOC126871351 isoform X1: MALSMRQEDVKQVPWFSLAEWHQVHKQIYSNDINEQTEGYEMLLAWQARIPKLPIGIDCTLSIMQVCVRDREWTPKINNGELPITYENDLCLMYSTTIMRILNHISNIGHMKQTSLFQIAKHLNIPEWIVNLRHDTAHGYEVPSIGVLRIAVNILLAWLHEEYWAAEAKRMEECLISEESMKEVQKTEEVQDFDDLIELWTSVSLYIHVGYHLVSNVPDPQLKETLQDLRSYAISLLQKNSENMENNKDNYIEAASDDIKNDKKYTLETARIVLLSEISRYLSKKSIPDKKDIVCNTLLSSEVFLPSKNMLSIFTQSESIENKLEKDVLPLDMLKFWKDIIFLLCEKDLMEVLIIKLLELIKNEEVNKERKLLASLWISSISYSFLKLDSAHDISRVLEYQLEKIQKNLPPKVFELKVKEETDRTYPHLKCVLWFNLSDTVLPCLTDMKFISKLILNINEFSLKFIVPILELIHPKIDNESKQLLLNLMNVYAMVPLDKNDTNFPEYEQIFTLNDLKDSECLLDINKEQNKVVDKIPRFLAGQEIRNNWNFAVATYNWAECPIGLLPWQNDTLKFINPPNIVVQKYDVSVLESEIVPGNIDRKNLRMQGQINWNNVLRQKKRVKRKQERRNADIIMNKALETVKKRK; encoded by the exons ATGGCGCTCTCCATGAGACAGGAAGATGTAAAACAAGTACCATGGTTTTCTCT CGCAGAATGGCACCAAGTGCACAAGCAAATATATTCCAATGATATCAATGAACAGACTGAAGGTTATGAAATGCTACTTGCATGGCAAGCAAG GATACCAAAATTGCCAATAGGCATTGATTGTACTCTTTCAATTATGCAAGTGTGTGTTAGAGACCGTGAATGGACTCCTAAAATTAACAATGGCGAGTTGCCAATTACCTATGAAAATGACTTATGTCTGATGTATTCAACTACAATAATGAGAATTTTAAATCATATATCTAACATAGGACACATGAAACAAACATCCTTATTTCAAATAGCAAAGCATCTTAATATTCCAGAGTGGATAGTGAATTTAAGACATGATACTGCTCATGGTTATGAAGTTCCATCCATTGGTGTATTGAGAATAGctgtaaatatattactagCATGgttacat GAAGAATATTGGGCAGCTGAAGCTAAAAGAATGGAAGAATGTTTGATTAGCGAAGAATCTATGAAAGAAGTCCAAAAGACTGAAGAAGTACAGGATTTTGATGATTTAATTGAACTCTGGACTTCTGTAAGTTTGTATATTCATGTTGGCTATCATCTAGTATCAAATGTTCCAGACCCTCAATTGAA GGAAACATTACAAGATCTGCGTTCATATGCTATCtctttattacaaaaaaatagtgaaaatatggaaaataataaagataacTACATAGAGGCTGCCAGTGatgatataaaaaatgataaaaagtaCACATTAGAAACTGCAAGAATTGTTCTTTTATCTGAAATATCTAGATATCTTAGTAAAAAGTCTATACCGGATAAAAAGGATATAGTTTGTAATACATTGCTCAGTTCAGAAGTATTTTTACCAAGCAAAAACATGTTATCAATTTTTACTCAAAGTGAGagtattgaaaataaattggaGAAAGATGTTTTGCCATTAGACATGTTAAAGTTTTGGaaagatataatatttctattgtGTGAAAAAGATCTAATGGAAgtgttaattataaaattactcgaattaataaaaaatgaagaagtaAATAAAGAAAGGAAATTGTTAGCTTCTTTATGGATAAGTTCTATATCATATAGTTTTTTGAAATTAGATAGCGCGCATGACATATCTCGAGTTTTAGAATATCAGTTAgaaaagatacaaaaaaatTTACCACCAAAAGTTTTTGAACTTAAAGTCAAAGAAGAGACAGATCGTACTTATCCACACTTGAAATGCGTATTATGGTTTAATTTATCAGATACAGTACTGCCATGCTTAActgatatgaaatttatttcaaagcttatattaaacataaatgaATTTTCGCTTAAATTCATTGTACCTATCTTAGAATTAATACATCCAAAAATAGATAATGAAAGCAAACAGTTACTGttgaatttaatgaatgtttATGCAATGGTACCACTTGATAAGAATGATACAAATTTTCCTGAAtatgaacaaatttttactctAAATGATCTTAAAGATAGTGAATGTTTACTAGAcataaataaagaacaaaataagGTGGTAGATAAAATACCTCGATTTTTAGCTGGTCAAGAAATTCGAAATAATTGGAACTTTGCAGTTG CGACCTATAATTGGGCAGAATGTCCAATTGGTTTGCTTCCATGGCAAAATGATACACTGAAATTTATAAACCCACCCAATATCGTAGTACAGAAATATGATGTTTCAGTTTTAGAATCTGAAATTGTTCCTGGAAATATAGATAGGAAAAACTTAAGAATGCAAGGTCAAATTAATTGGAATAATGTTTTGAGACAAAAGAAACGTGTAAAACGAAAACAGGAACGAAGAAATGCAGATATTATAATGAATAAAGCACTGGAAACTgttaaaaaacgaaaatag
- the LOC126871362 gene encoding transmembrane protein 135-like isoform X2, translating into MKGKIPSKEDIKKTILGLLQSTAFLSWSGFSYSAFICILRRILGNFNFLTVSFLPSFLSSLTAIVIERPSRRPLLSLYVANLATETLFRMGIARGHYTPIPQGGTYIFATSITLLLYFYRSRPNKEPSMYRIFRILVGKYEECGYLVEKNNLHCDTQICSADEGSASGSSIEKHGVNKKSHKKNLNIFMKSLKIYRKIIERLKLQGKHSSCPHPFSCAHYILKGGMEVFSYALSAQLVINLFFGMKKLLTKPPLIKSMIFKKNNLNLPIFLGGFAGLYRLVSCLLRRFLEKDSPYHAIPAGFIGGLTFMFYSNNTVALYFMWKALQLSWNDLVEKNVVPEIKWFVIFLYCFCTAILFHAAILEPQLLRSSYWKFLYAVSGGRIAVMSRVSLDAFGLESTKHLADVLRKTNTTDKKTFAF; encoded by the exons ATGAAAGGAAAGATACCATCTAaagaagatattaaaaaaacgATATTGGGTCTTTTACAATCAACAGCTTTCCTCTCATGGAGCGGTTTCTCGTATTCCGCatttatttgcattttaag ACGAATACTTGGAAACTTCAATTTTCTGACTGTATCATTTCTTCCATCCTTCTTATCTAGTCTAACAGCTATTGTTATTGAGAGACCATCAAGACGCCCTTTATTAAGTTTATATGTAGCTAATCTT GCAACAGAAACATTATTTAGAATGGGCATAGCAAGAGGTCATTATACTCCTATCCCTCAAGGTGGAACTTATATTTTTGCTACAAGCATAacattattactttatttttatcgttctAGACCAAATAAAGAACCTTCCATGTATAGAATATTTAG aattctTGTTGGAAAATATGAGGAGTGTGGTTACCTTGTAGAAAAGAACAATTTGCATTGTGATACACAAATATGCTCTGCTGATGAAGGTAGTGCTAGTGGAAGTTCAATAGAAAAGCAtggtgtaaataaaaaatctcataaaaaaaatcttaatatatttatgaaatccCTTAAAATATATAGGAAAATTATAGAAAGATTAAAACTTCAAGGAAAACATAGTTCCTGCCCACATCCTTTTAGTTGTGCTCATTATATACTAAAG GGTGGCATGGAAGTATTTAGTTATGCTCTAAGTGCTCAATTAGTGATTAACTTGTTCTTTGGCATGAAGAAATTACTTACGAAACCACCTTTGATAAAATCAATGATTTTCAAAAAGAACAATCTAAATTTGCCTATATTTTTAGGTGGTTTTGCAGGTCTTTATAgg CTAGTATCCTGTTTGTTGAGAAGATTCTTAGAAAAAGATTCTCCTTACCACGCAATTCCTGCTGGATTTATTGGTGGTTTAACATTTATGTTTTATAGTAATAATACAGTAGCTCTATATTTTATGTGGAAAGCATTGCAg TTGTCATGGAATGATCTTGTGGAAAAAAATGTAGTACCTGAAATAAAGTGGTTTGTAATCTTTTTATACTGCTTTTGTACAGCAATACTCTTCCATGCAGCAATCCTTGAGCCACAACTCTTGAGGTCTTCttattggaaatttttatatgCTGTATCTGGTGGAAg AATAGCAGTAATGTCTCGAGTGTCATTAGACGCATTTGGTTTGGAATCAACTAAACATCTTGCAGATGTACTCAGAAAAACTAATACTACTGATAAGAAAACTTTTgctttttaa
- the LOC126871362 gene encoding transmembrane protein 135-like isoform X1: MPAQLSKFIDVQCKEYSHHWTNSCVAAAAGLGIDAIPQCLKLYATVYIAALLMKGKIPSKEDIKKTILGLLQSTAFLSWSGFSYSAFICILRRILGNFNFLTVSFLPSFLSSLTAIVIERPSRRPLLSLYVANLATETLFRMGIARGHYTPIPQGGTYIFATSITLLLYFYRSRPNKEPSMYRIFRILVGKYEECGYLVEKNNLHCDTQICSADEGSASGSSIEKHGVNKKSHKKNLNIFMKSLKIYRKIIERLKLQGKHSSCPHPFSCAHYILKGGMEVFSYALSAQLVINLFFGMKKLLTKPPLIKSMIFKKNNLNLPIFLGGFAGLYRLVSCLLRRFLEKDSPYHAIPAGFIGGLTFMFYSNNTVALYFMWKALQLSWNDLVEKNVVPEIKWFVIFLYCFCTAILFHAAILEPQLLRSSYWKFLYAVSGGRIAVMSRVSLDAFGLESTKHLADVLRKTNTTDKKTFAF; the protein is encoded by the exons ATGCCAGCACAACTGAGCAAATTCATCGACGTACAGTGTAAGGAATACTCGCATCATTGGACTAATTCCTGCGTGGCTGCAGCAGCCGGTCTTGGCATAGATGCTATCCCACAATGTCTAAAGTTATATGCTACCGTTTATATA GCTGCACTTTTAATGAAAGGAAAGATACCATCTAaagaagatattaaaaaaacgATATTGGGTCTTTTACAATCAACAGCTTTCCTCTCATGGAGCGGTTTCTCGTATTCCGCatttatttgcattttaag ACGAATACTTGGAAACTTCAATTTTCTGACTGTATCATTTCTTCCATCCTTCTTATCTAGTCTAACAGCTATTGTTATTGAGAGACCATCAAGACGCCCTTTATTAAGTTTATATGTAGCTAATCTT GCAACAGAAACATTATTTAGAATGGGCATAGCAAGAGGTCATTATACTCCTATCCCTCAAGGTGGAACTTATATTTTTGCTACAAGCATAacattattactttatttttatcgttctAGACCAAATAAAGAACCTTCCATGTATAGAATATTTAG aattctTGTTGGAAAATATGAGGAGTGTGGTTACCTTGTAGAAAAGAACAATTTGCATTGTGATACACAAATATGCTCTGCTGATGAAGGTAGTGCTAGTGGAAGTTCAATAGAAAAGCAtggtgtaaataaaaaatctcataaaaaaaatcttaatatatttatgaaatccCTTAAAATATATAGGAAAATTATAGAAAGATTAAAACTTCAAGGAAAACATAGTTCCTGCCCACATCCTTTTAGTTGTGCTCATTATATACTAAAG GGTGGCATGGAAGTATTTAGTTATGCTCTAAGTGCTCAATTAGTGATTAACTTGTTCTTTGGCATGAAGAAATTACTTACGAAACCACCTTTGATAAAATCAATGATTTTCAAAAAGAACAATCTAAATTTGCCTATATTTTTAGGTGGTTTTGCAGGTCTTTATAgg CTAGTATCCTGTTTGTTGAGAAGATTCTTAGAAAAAGATTCTCCTTACCACGCAATTCCTGCTGGATTTATTGGTGGTTTAACATTTATGTTTTATAGTAATAATACAGTAGCTCTATATTTTATGTGGAAAGCATTGCAg TTGTCATGGAATGATCTTGTGGAAAAAAATGTAGTACCTGAAATAAAGTGGTTTGTAATCTTTTTATACTGCTTTTGTACAGCAATACTCTTCCATGCAGCAATCCTTGAGCCACAACTCTTGAGGTCTTCttattggaaatttttatatgCTGTATCTGGTGGAAg AATAGCAGTAATGTCTCGAGTGTCATTAGACGCATTTGGTTTGGAATCAACTAAACATCTTGCAGATGTACTCAGAAAAACTAATACTACTGATAAGAAAACTTTTgctttttaa